CATCTGGCTGGCCCTGCTGCTCGGCGCCGCCGTCATTGCGGTGGTGTTCCCGACGGCGCCCGCACTCATCGAGCTCTTCGGAGCCTCCGACACCGCGGCACCGTACGCCATCACCTATCTGCGGATCTCCGCCCTCGGCATCCCCGCCATGCTGGTCGTGCTGGCCGCGACCGGGGTCCTGCGGGGGTTGCAGAACACCCGGACCCCGCTCTACGTGGCCATCGCCGGCTTCCTTGCCAACGCCATCCTCAACGTCGTCCTCGTCTACGGCGCCGGCCTCGGCATCGCGGGCTCCGCCTGGGGCACCGTCATCGCCCAGTGGGGCATGGCCGCGGTGTACCTGTGGGTGGTGGTCCGCGGGGCCCGTCGCCACGGCGCCTCCCTGCGTCCGGACGTCGCCGGGATCAGAGCCTCCGCCCAGGCGGGGGTCCCGCTGCTCGTACGGACGCTCTCCCTGCGGGCGATTCTCATGATCACCACAGCGGTGGCGGCTCGCCTGGGCGACGCCGATATCGCGGCCCACCAGATCATCCTGTCCCTGTGGAGTCTGCTCGCCTTCGCCCTCGACGCCATCGCCATCGCCGGTCAGGCCATCATCGGGCGCTACCTGGGGGCCGGTGACGCCCAGGGTGCCCGCGACGCCTGTCGCAGGATGGTCGAGTGGGGCGTCGCGGTCGGCATCGCACTCGGTCTGCTCGTGGTGCTGTCCCGTCCGGTCTTCCTGCCCCTGTTCACCGGCGACTCCGCGGTGACGGACGCAGCCCTGCCCGCCCTTGTCATCGTGGCCGCCTCGCAGCCGATCTGCGGAGTGGTCTACGTCCTGGACGGCGTCCTCATGGGCGCGGGTGACGGCCCGTATCTCGCCTGGGCGATGCTGCTGACCCTGGCGGTCTTCATTCCCGCGGCACTCCTCGTCCCGGCCGTCGGTGGCGGGCTCACCGCGCTGTGGGCGGCCATGACGCTGATGATGGCGATGCGCCTGGTGACTCTGTGGCTGCGCGCCCGCTCGGGACGTTGGGTCGTCACCGGTGCGACGCGCTGACCGTTTCACGTGAAACACGACGTTTCCCGTTCAGGGCGGAGACACAGACCGCGCAAGGCCGCATGAATACAGCACCGCATCCTCGGGAGACGCGGCCATGAAGAGGGGGCCGCATCCCGTTGCGGGGATGCGGCCCCCTTTCATCGCTTCAGCGTGAGCAGAGCTCAGGCAGCGACGACCTCGATGTTGACCTTGGCGGCAACCTCGGGGTGCAGACGCACGGACGTCTCGTGGGCGCCCAGGGTCTTGATCGGCGCACCCAGCTCGATGCGACGCTTGTCGACGTCGGGACCGCCGGCGGCCTTGATCGCGGAAGCGACGTCGGCCGGGGTGACGGAGCCGAAGAGGCGACCGGCCTCGCCGGAGCGGACGGCCAGGCGAACCTTGACGCCCTCGAGCTGGCCCTTGATCTGGTTGGCCTGCTCGATGGTCTGGATCTCGTGGATCTTGCGAGCGCGACGGATCTGCTCGACGTCCTTCTCGCCGCCCTTGGTCCAGCGGATGGCGAACTTCCGCGGGATCAGGTAGTTGCGGGCGTAGCCGTCCTTGACGTCGACGACTTCGCCCGCGGCACCGAGGCCGGAGACCTCGTGGGTGAGGATGATCTTCATTAGTCGGTCACCCTTCCCTTATCGCGCGGTGGAGGTGTAGGGCAGCAGCGCCATCTCACGGCTGTTCTTCACGGCCGTGGCGACGTCACGCTGGTGCTGGGTGCAGTTGCCGGTCACGCGGCGGGCACGGATCTTGCCGCGGTCGGAAATGAACTTCCGCAGCATGTTCGTGTCCTTGTAGTCCACGTACGTGACCTTGTCCTTGCAGAATGCGCAGACCTTCTTCTTCGGCTTGCGCACAGGCGGCTTAGCCATGATGTCTCTCCTGTGTGATCAAGAAGTGTGGGTAGAGCCCGTCTAGAAGGGGGGCTCGTCCGAGTAGCCGCCACCGCCGCCGGAGCCACCGCCCCAGCCGCCGCCACCCTGGCCGCCGGCACCCTGCTGGCCACCGGCGGGAGCGCCGGTCGCCCAGGGGTCGTCGGCCGGAGCGCCGCCGCCCTGCTGGCCACCGCCGGGGCCGCCGCCCCAGCCGCCGCCACCCTGGCCGCCACCGCCGCCGTAACCGCCCTGGCCGCCTCGCCCCTGGCCCGAGGTCTTGGTGACCTTGGCCGTGGCGCTGCGCAGACTGGCGCCGACCTCGTCGACGTCCAGCTCGTAGACCGTGCGCTTGACGCCCTCACGGTCCTCGTAGGACCGCTGCTTCAGCCGGCCCTGCACGATGACGCGCATGCCTCGCTGGAGCGACTCGGCGACGTTCTCCGCCGCCTGTCGCCAGACCGAGCAGGTGAGGAAGAGGCTTTCGCCGTCCTTCCACTCGTTCGTCTGGCGGTCGAAGGTGCGGGGGGTCGACGCGACACGGAACTTCGCGACGGCCGCACCGGACGGGGTGAAGCGCAGCTCGGGGTCATCGACAAGATTGCCGACGACCGTGATGACGGTCTCGCCTGCCATGGGGGAACCTCTCGGCGGGTTTGCTGCTGGCTGCTTGTGCTGCTACTCGAATCCCGGGATCGGCTGAGCGGGAAGGCTCAGTGCATCTCGGGACGGAGGACCTTGGTCCGGAGGACCGACTCGTTCAGGTTCATCTGGCGGTCGAGCTCCTTGACGACCGCAGGCTCGGCCTGCAGGTCGATGACCGAGTAGATGCCCTCAGGCTTCTTCTTGATCTCGTACGAGAGACGACGACGGCCCCAGGTGTCGACCTTCTCGACCTTTCCGCCGCCGTCACGGACGACAGAGAGGAAGTTCTCGATCAGCGGGGAGACAGAACGCTCCTCGAGATCGGGGTCGAGGATGACCATCACCTCGTAGTGACGCATGTGGAACCCACCTCCTTTGGACTCAACGGCCACGGTCGTTCCGTGGCAGGAGGGTTGCGATGCGTTGGCACCGGCATCCGCGAGTAAAGCAGGACCCACTGACAATCGGGCTTCCTCCGGAGAGGAGGCCCGGGCGCGGCGGGCAGCAGACACCAGTGCAGAAGGTACAGAGTACCCGGCCACCCGCTTGCGGTTGAAATCCGGCTGTGAGGGGACACAATCGGTACTCAGCGGATGTGACGGGCGACGACACACTGCCTTCGGCAGGAGGTTCCCCATGGCACAGATCATGCGACCCGCCAAACCCAGGACCGGCTTGCTGGCCACCGACGGCAAACCGCACCCCCTCCAGGACACCCTGCTGGCCGCGGCCCTGGTGCTGGGCGTGCTCGCCCTGGCCACCGCGAGCTTCCGCGGGCTCCACATCCTGACCTCCTGGGCAGGTCTGCTGGGTGTGCTGACCGCCGGATACGGCCAGCTCATCTCGGTGACGACACGCGAGCGCTTCGGTCTGGTGCTGGCGCTCGGCGCCTCCGCACTCGGCCTGTTCTTCGGCATCAGCCACGGCGGGTTCTTCGGCTGAGCCCCGCACCACCCGTCCTCCCGAGAGACCTCCGGGGGACCCCTTGCACCCGTACGCCGGACGGGGCGCTCACAGGGCGCAGTAGGCTTCGCGCGAGAGCCGGAGCCCCTGTACCCATGGGGACACACCAGCCCGAGGAGCGCCCCGAATGAGCCTGACCCTGAGGACCATCAGTCGTGAGCAGCATCTGGCATACATCCAGAGCCTGCCGGCGGCTAGTCACATGCAGGTCCCGGCATGGGCGGACGTGAAGGCGGAATGGCGCTCGGAGAACCTCGGCTGGTTCGACGACCGGACCGGTGAGCTGGTCGGTGCGGGCCTCGTCCTCTACCGGCAGCTCCCCAAGATCAAGCGCTACCTCGCGTACCTGCCCGAGGGCCCGGTCATCAACTGGTTCGCGCCGAACCTCCAGGACTGGATGGAGCCGATGCTGGCTCACCTCAAGCAGCAGGGCGCCTTCTCGGTGAAGATGGGCCCCCCGGTGATCATCCGCCGCTGGGACGCCGC
This region of Streptomyces ambofaciens ATCC 23877 genomic DNA includes:
- the rplI gene encoding 50S ribosomal protein L9, with the protein product MKIILTHEVSGLGAAGEVVDVKDGYARNYLIPRKFAIRWTKGGEKDVEQIRRARKIHEIQTIEQANQIKGQLEGVKVRLAVRSGEAGRLFGSVTPADVASAIKAAGGPDVDKRRIELGAPIKTLGAHETSVRLHPEVAAKVNIEVVAA
- the rpsR gene encoding 30S ribosomal protein S18, with product MAKPPVRKPKKKVCAFCKDKVTYVDYKDTNMLRKFISDRGKIRARRVTGNCTQHQRDVATAVKNSREMALLPYTSTAR
- a CDS encoding single-stranded DNA-binding protein: MAGETVITVVGNLVDDPELRFTPSGAAVAKFRVASTPRTFDRQTNEWKDGESLFLTCSVWRQAAENVAESLQRGMRVIVQGRLKQRSYEDREGVKRTVYELDVDEVGASLRSATAKVTKTSGQGRGGQGGYGGGGGQGGGGWGGGPGGGQQGGGAPADDPWATGAPAGGQQGAGGQGGGGWGGGSGGGGGYSDEPPF
- the rpsF gene encoding 30S ribosomal protein S6 — its product is MRHYEVMVILDPDLEERSVSPLIENFLSVVRDGGGKVEKVDTWGRRRLSYEIKKKPEGIYSVIDLQAEPAVVKELDRQMNLNESVLRTKVLRPEMH
- a CDS encoding MATE family efflux transporter — translated: MTQAPARSRTLRRRHDREIIALAVPAFGALVAEPLFVMADSAIVGHLGTAQLAGLGIASALLTTAVSVFVFLAYATTAAVSRRVGAGDLQSAIRQGMDGIWLALLLGAAVIAVVFPTAPALIELFGASDTAAPYAITYLRISALGIPAMLVVLAATGVLRGLQNTRTPLYVAIAGFLANAILNVVLVYGAGLGIAGSAWGTVIAQWGMAAVYLWVVVRGARRHGASLRPDVAGIRASAQAGVPLLVRTLSLRAILMITTAVAARLGDADIAAHQIILSLWSLLAFALDAIAIAGQAIIGRYLGAGDAQGARDACRRMVEWGVAVGIALGLLVVLSRPVFLPLFTGDSAVTDAALPALVIVAASQPICGVVYVLDGVLMGAGDGPYLAWAMLLTLAVFIPAALLVPAVGGGLTALWAAMTLMMAMRLVTLWLRARSGRWVVTGATR